In the Candidatus Rokuibacteriota bacterium genome, GTAGGCCACCGGCATGCGCCCGGACTGGGCCCACGCCTCCCCGGCCAGCCCCAGGCCCGCCAGCACCAGGATCAGCCATCCCTGTCTCCGCATTTGTCCCCTCCGACGAATCAGCCGGTCGCCGGCCCTGGTCCCTCATGCGCTCGGTCCCGGGACTCGGCCCCGTCAATCGGGAGCGGCACCCCGACCCCCTTCGCACTCGCGGCCGCCAGGATCCGCACTCCCAGGGCCCGGAACCCCGCCTCCACGGCCTCGATGGCCTCGTCCATCGTCAGTAGCCCGGCATGGTCCTGGGGCCGAAGAAGCAACACCATCGCCCGCCTCCTCGCTGCTCTCCACCGCTGTGCTCAGGATGACCTTCCTGCACGCCGTGGCGATCTCCGGATACTACGCCGCGGATTTCACCCCGGTCAAGGCCGTGTACTCGCAAGCAGAATAGGACCGTATTGATGGACCTACTGTCGCGCAATCGTTGGTTGTTCCAGCAACGGAACAGACCCAATACGCCGCAGAGGCTGGTGGCGGCGTTCCAAAACTTGCGGTTGGCTTTCCTGGTTGGCGCTGATAGCATCACTAAAGGAGGAAGGAGATCTATTGGATGAAACCCGTAACCCTAGAACTCCCCCCGGAACTCGTGGAGATCCTTGGGTCGGAGGAAGAGGCGAGGCGGGGAGCCAAGGTCGCCCTGGTTCTCGATCTTGTCCGTCGCGGGAAGCTCTCCCGAGCGAAGGCGGCCGAGCTTTTGGGGATCTCGCTGTGGGACCTCCCCAACCTCCTGGCTCAATACCAAATCCCGTGGTTCGATTACTCCGCAGAAGACCTTCAGCGGGACCTTCAGGCCTTGTGCCCTGAAGAAGGCACGGCGGAGTGATCCTTGTTCTGGATGCCAGCGTCCTCATCGCGCTCTCTCGGATCGGCCGCCTGGATCTGCTCCGTCAGATCGCTGGGACGGTGCACATCCCCGAGGCCGTCTACGATGAAGTGGTCAGAAGGGGAGAGGGACAGCCAGGCAGCGTGGAGGTTGCCCGCGCAGAGTGGATCCTCCGGCGGCAGGTCTACGATCGGGCAAGCGTGGACCGCTTGCGGCGCCAGGTGGGTCGGGGCGAGGCTGAGGCCATCGTGTTGGCAAGGGAACTGGCGGCGGATTTCCTTGTCCTCGATGACGCAACGGCCCGGCGAGTGGCGGAGATGGAGGGGCAGAGGGTCCTCGGTCTTCCTGGGCTTCTACTCCACGGCAAGGGGAGCGGGGTGGTCCCTGCCGTGAAGCCCGTCCTCGATGAGATGCTCGCAGCCGGATTCTTCGTCGGCGACACCGTTTACCGTCTTATCCTTCGCCAGGCCGGCGAGGAGGTTCCCCGATAGTCAATTGCTAGTTGGTTTCCGCTCACCTGCAGAAGGCGGCGACCTCCTGGAACGCTGCCGCCCTGCTATCTCGGCGAAAGCACGAGTTCTTAGGGCCCAACGATACTCCTCACGGCCGCAATCCTGCAGGCGGGACCGCCCAGAAAAACCCGGTCCTGAATGCCCTACGGGACCAGGGCGGCGTAGAGCTGCTCGTCCCGCGGGACGTACCAGCGGATGAAGTTGTAGGTGAGCCCGGCCGGGGCCGGCTCGATCCCCCGCACCCGGCTGTGGACGATGGTCAGGGCATCGGGGACGTACAGGAAGGTGTAGGGCTGCTCCTCGGCCAGGATGGCCTGGAAGGCATCGTAGGAGCGCTTCCGCTCGGTCCGGTCCAGAGTGCGGCGCCCCTGCTCCAGCAGCCGATCCACCTCGGGGTGGCGGAAGCCGATGAAGTTGAGCTGCTTGGGCCCCGTCTTGCTGGAGTGCCAGACGTTGTAGAGGTCGGGGTCCTGCCCCGTCCGCCACCCGAGCACGACGGCCTCGAAGCGCCGCTTGTCCAGGAACTCGTTCACGAAGGCGGCCCACTCCACCGTCCGGATCTTCACCGCGATCCCCACCTTGCGCAACCGCCACTGGATCAGCTCCGCGGTCTTCGCCCGGCTCTCGTTCCCCTGGTTGGTCAGGATCGTGAAGGCGAAGGGGCGGCCGTCCCAGTCCAGGATCCCGTCGCCGTCCGTGTCCCGCCACCCGGCCTCCCGCAGCAGGGCCCGGGCGCGCTCCGGGTCGTGGGGGTAGCGCTGGACATGCGGGTTATAGGCCCAGGTCCCGGGGCGGTACGGGCCCGTGGCCGACTGCCCGAGCCCGAGCAGCACCCCCTGGATGAGCTCCTGCTGGTCGATGGCGTAGCTGATGGCCTGCCGGACGCGCCGGTCGCGGAAGAGCGGGTGGCGGAGGTTGTACCCGAGGTAGGTGTAGGCGAAGGCCGCGTACCGGTAGCGCCGGAAGCGGGCCTGCAGCTCCGGGCGGGTGGTCTGCCGCGCGTACTGGAGCGGGGTCAGCCCCATCATGTCCAGGCTCCGCGCCTTGAGCTCCAGGAACATCGTGGCCTGGTCCGGGATGATCCGGTAGACGTAGCGGTCCAGGAAGGGGCGCCCCTCGAAGTAGTCGGGGTTGGCCTCCAGCACGATCTTCTCGCCGGTCTTCCACTCGACGAACCGGTAGGGGCCCGTGCCCACGGGCCGGCGGGCCAGCGGGGTCTTCGTCAGGTCCTGCCCTTCGAGCCGGTGGCGGGGGAGGATGGAGACCGCCCAGCTGATCAGCGCCTTGGCGTACGGTTGCCGGTAGCGCACGCGGAAGGTGTGGGGGTCGAGGACCTCGGCCTTCGCCACCTGCAGGAAGTCCTCGGCGTAGGCCGTGGGGGTCTTGCGGTCCACCAGGACCCGGTAGGTGAAGTGGACGTCTTCGGCGGTCAGGGGGTGGCCGTCGTGCCACCGGACCCCGCGGCGCAGGCGGAAGGTGAGGGTGAGGCCGTCGGGGCTCACCTGCCAGGACTCGGCCAGGTCCCCCACGATGTTCAAGTCCCGGTCGTACTTCACCAGGCCGTTGTAGATCAGCCCCCCGATGTTGTGCGAGGCGCTGTCCGCGGCCAGGATCGGGATCAGGTTGCTCGCGTCCCCGATGGACCCCTCCACGAGCGCGTCGCCATAGGAAGGCGGCTTGGGCACCGGCGGGGGCGGCTGGGCGGGCTCTGCCGGCGCGGTCGGCGCGCCACCCTGGCCACCCTCGCGCT is a window encoding:
- a CDS encoding UPF0175 family protein, producing the protein MKPVTLELPPELVEILGSEEEARRGAKVALVLDLVRRGKLSRAKAAELLGISLWDLPNLLAQYQIPWFDYSAEDLQRDLQALCPEEGTAE
- a CDS encoding DUF3368 domain-containing protein produces the protein MILVLDASVLIALSRIGRLDLLRQIAGTVHIPEAVYDEVVRRGEGQPGSVEVARAEWILRRQVYDRASVDRLRRQVGRGEAEAIVLARELAADFLVLDDATARRVAEMEGQRVLGLPGLLLHGKGSGVVPAVKPVLDEMLAAGFFVGDTVYRLILRQAGEEVPR
- a CDS encoding peptide-binding protein — translated: MPEARAQREGGQGGAPTAPAEPAQPPPPVPKPPSYGDALVEGSIGDASNLIPILAADSASHNIGGLIYNGLVKYDRDLNIVGDLAESWQVSPDGLTLTFRLRRGVRWHDGHPLTAEDVHFTYRVLVDRKTPTAYAEDFLQVAKAEVLDPHTFRVRYRQPYAKALISWAVSILPRHRLEGQDLTKTPLARRPVGTGPYRFVEWKTGEKIVLEANPDYFEGRPFLDRYVYRIIPDQATMFLELKARSLDMMGLTPLQYARQTTRPELQARFRRYRYAAFAYTYLGYNLRHPLFRDRRVRQAISYAIDQQELIQGVLLGLGQSATGPYRPGTWAYNPHVQRYPHDPERARALLREAGWRDTDGDGILDWDGRPFAFTILTNQGNESRAKTAELIQWRLRKVGIAVKIRTVEWAAFVNEFLDKRRFEAVVLGWRTGQDPDLYNVWHSSKTGPKQLNFIGFRHPEVDRLLEQGRRTLDRTERKRSYDAFQAILAEEQPYTFLYVPDALTIVHSRVRGIEPAPAGLTYNFIRWYVPRDEQLYAALVP